A portion of the Mycobacterium paraseoulense genome contains these proteins:
- a CDS encoding NAD(P)H-dependent amine dehydrogenase family protein: MRRVIQFSTGNVGRHSLRAIIGRPDLELVGVHAASAEKIGQDAAQLCGLDKPTGVIATDDIDALVALGADCVVYTSQGETRPMEAIAEMAKFLAAGTNVVGTSMVWLVTPRHADDWLREPLERACAAGETSLYVNGIDPGFSGDTLVHAAASLTTRISSITVQEIFDYANYDDAEFTGAAMGFGTTPDDDSPMMFLPGVIVSMWGGQVRSLADNLDIKLDDVRQRVEPWYTPERIECTMMTVEPGQMGAVRFATEGVINDNPVITLEHVTRLTQAAAPDWEFPPEGHTGVHRVVVEGEPRVEINTHVSHPLFDSTDAGCISTAGRAVNAIDWVCRAPQGLIGVEDIPLSATMRGLMWNER; encoded by the coding sequence GTGCGCAGAGTCATTCAGTTCTCGACCGGAAATGTGGGCCGGCACTCGTTGCGGGCCATCATCGGCAGACCGGACCTCGAACTGGTCGGCGTGCACGCCGCCAGCGCCGAGAAGATCGGCCAGGATGCAGCGCAGTTGTGCGGACTGGACAAGCCGACCGGCGTCATCGCCACCGACGACATCGACGCGCTGGTAGCCCTCGGTGCCGACTGCGTGGTGTACACGTCTCAGGGTGAGACTCGGCCGATGGAAGCCATCGCAGAGATGGCCAAGTTCCTTGCGGCGGGCACCAACGTCGTCGGCACGTCGATGGTCTGGCTCGTCACGCCTCGCCACGCCGACGACTGGCTCCGCGAACCCCTGGAGCGTGCCTGTGCGGCCGGTGAGACCTCGCTCTACGTCAACGGCATCGACCCCGGTTTCTCCGGCGATACGCTGGTGCACGCCGCCGCCAGCCTGACCACCCGCATCTCGTCGATCACCGTGCAGGAGATCTTCGACTACGCAAACTATGACGACGCCGAGTTCACCGGCGCAGCAATGGGATTCGGGACAACGCCGGACGACGACTCGCCGATGATGTTCCTGCCCGGGGTGATCGTGTCGATGTGGGGCGGTCAGGTCCGCAGCCTGGCGGACAATCTCGACATCAAACTGGACGACGTGCGCCAGCGCGTCGAACCGTGGTATACGCCGGAACGAATCGAATGCACGATGATGACGGTGGAGCCGGGACAGATGGGCGCGGTGCGCTTTGCCACCGAGGGGGTGATCAATGACAACCCGGTGATCACCCTCGAGCACGTCACCAGGCTCACCCAGGCCGCGGCGCCGGACTGGGAGTTCCCGCCCGAGGGGCACACCGGGGTGCACCGCGTCGTCGTGGAGGGCGAACCGCGGGTGGAAATCAACACCCACGTTTCCCACCCCCTCTTCGATTCCACTGATGCGGGCTGCATCTCGACGGCGGGCCGGGCCGTCAATGCGATCGACTGGGTGTGCCGCGCGCCCCAAGGACTGATCGGGGTGGAGGACATCCCGCTGTCCGCGACGATGCGTGGCCTGATGTGGAACGAGCGGTAG
- a CDS encoding SDR family NAD(P)-dependent oxidoreductase, with the protein MALEQFRLDGQVAIVTGAGKGVGAGIARVLAEAGVTVVGTARTEADIVGTIEGIESAGGKGLAVVADAMSRPDGERVVNTAMERLGRIDILVNNVGGSTYARFLDITDEDFRHTFDWCVTSAFIMSQLAAPHMLAAGRGSIINISSGSARFGIRALTAYCVAKGGLEALTRAMAQELAPKIRVNAIALGSFATDGLKGSLDLMPGSLEKMQEATPLHRLGDVEDLGRLAVYLCTRDCYATNAIFHVDGGIDSNNSPLPIPDY; encoded by the coding sequence ATGGCATTGGAGCAGTTCCGGTTGGACGGACAGGTTGCGATCGTCACGGGTGCCGGGAAGGGCGTCGGGGCAGGCATCGCCCGGGTATTGGCGGAGGCCGGGGTCACGGTTGTCGGGACCGCGCGTACCGAGGCCGATATCGTTGGCACGATCGAGGGTATCGAGTCCGCGGGCGGCAAGGGGCTGGCGGTCGTCGCGGACGCGATGTCTCGTCCGGACGGAGAACGGGTCGTGAACACGGCGATGGAGCGCCTCGGCCGGATAGACATTCTGGTCAACAACGTCGGTGGGTCGACCTACGCGCGGTTTCTGGATATCACCGACGAGGATTTCCGCCACACGTTCGACTGGTGTGTGACCTCCGCCTTCATCATGAGCCAGCTCGCTGCCCCGCACATGCTCGCCGCCGGGCGCGGTTCCATCATCAATATCTCGTCGGGCTCGGCCAGGTTCGGCATACGGGCGCTGACGGCGTATTGCGTCGCGAAGGGGGGCCTCGAAGCGCTTACCCGCGCGATGGCTCAGGAACTCGCCCCGAAGATTCGCGTCAACGCCATCGCCCTGGGTTCGTTCGCCACGGACGGCCTGAAGGGCAGCCTGGATCTGATGCCCGGGTCGCTGGAGAAGATGCAAGAAGCCACCCCGCTGCACCGCCTGGGCGACGTCGAGGACCTCGGCCGGCTCGCCGTGTACCTCTGCACACGCGATTGCTATGCGACCAACGCGATTTTCCATGTCGACGGCGGCATCGACTCGAATAATTCACCGCTGCCGATACCCGACTACTGA
- a CDS encoding TetR/AcrR family transcriptional regulator, which yields MAVTDRLSAREAKRLQTRERLMGAAIAEFARAGMAEADVSAIVAAAGVAHGTFFFHFPTKEHVLLELERREEDRIAKQFAQFLKAKHDLASALNEAVRLVIGLERRLGDLLFNDFLALHFSQTRPPTEDGRDHPLIVLVAQEIAQAQERGEVDPDVSPMNSAVFFLLGLYSLLITTNHWPTGRALLEDYVARTLRSMRP from the coding sequence ATGGCTGTCACAGACCGGCTGTCGGCACGAGAAGCGAAGCGCCTGCAGACAAGGGAACGATTGATGGGCGCCGCGATCGCGGAGTTCGCCCGGGCCGGCATGGCAGAGGCCGACGTCAGTGCCATCGTAGCCGCCGCAGGCGTCGCCCACGGAACCTTCTTCTTCCACTTCCCCACCAAGGAGCACGTGCTGCTGGAGCTGGAACGCCGCGAAGAGGACCGCATCGCCAAGCAGTTCGCGCAATTCCTCAAGGCCAAGCACGATCTGGCTTCCGCTCTGAATGAGGCGGTCCGCCTGGTCATCGGACTGGAACGCCGGCTGGGCGATCTGCTCTTCAACGACTTTCTCGCGCTGCACTTCTCACAAACTCGTCCGCCGACCGAAGACGGCAGGGATCACCCCTTGATCGTCTTGGTCGCCCAGGAGATCGCGCAGGCTCAAGAACGCGGCGAGGTTGATCCCGACGTCAGCCCGATGAACAGCGCGGTTTTCTTCTTGCTTGGCCTCTACTCCCTGTTGATCACGACCAACCACTGGCCGACGGGCCGCGCACTGCTGGAGGATTACGTCGCGCGGACGTTGCGCAGTATGCGGCCCTGA
- a CDS encoding NAD(P)H-dependent amine dehydrogenase family protein, which produces MTLTQDKTAAPKSSAERKYRVIQWGVGNVGTVALRHFAHNPAYELVGVLCNRPEKVGKDAGELCGAPPTGVLATDDKTAIEALDADCVFYAPLWSDPDEVCRLLRGGKNVVASGGAWWYRTEHSRADIDKIHAACLEGGTSFHAGGINPGFAGDLLVLTLARIVSQIDTIHIYEVVNFGRDTLKYLFEMGMGSDPAGFEDGPNLLGQAWPLFAQSMAMIVEHMGETVERYTTEVELGVATRDIPFEGSETSDMPGFKGVIKAGTVARQHHKWTAWVKGRPLIVFHEIYTMDTYDAIEPPENWPQHYHYRIVIEGDSSTELILQGAQDPHGGYALPGYTWTAMGPANAIPAVCDAPPGFMSHNELGLIPLRGVIRP; this is translated from the coding sequence ATGACGCTCACCCAAGACAAGACCGCGGCCCCAAAATCGTCGGCCGAGCGGAAGTACCGCGTGATCCAATGGGGCGTCGGCAATGTCGGAACGGTGGCGCTTCGTCACTTTGCCCATAACCCCGCCTACGAACTGGTCGGGGTGCTCTGCAATCGACCCGAAAAGGTCGGCAAAGACGCCGGCGAGCTGTGCGGCGCGCCACCGACCGGCGTGCTCGCCACCGACGACAAAACGGCCATCGAGGCTCTCGATGCCGACTGCGTGTTCTACGCGCCGCTGTGGTCCGATCCCGACGAGGTCTGCCGGCTGCTGCGCGGGGGGAAGAACGTGGTCGCGTCGGGCGGCGCGTGGTGGTACCGAACCGAGCACAGTCGGGCGGATATCGACAAGATTCACGCCGCGTGCCTAGAGGGTGGTACTTCATTCCACGCAGGGGGAATCAACCCCGGATTTGCGGGCGACCTGCTAGTCCTGACGTTGGCCCGGATCGTCAGCCAGATCGACACCATCCACATCTACGAGGTTGTGAATTTCGGCAGGGACACCCTGAAGTACTTGTTCGAGATGGGGATGGGGAGCGATCCGGCCGGTTTCGAGGACGGCCCGAATCTGCTGGGCCAAGCGTGGCCCCTGTTCGCACAGTCGATGGCGATGATCGTCGAGCACATGGGCGAGACGGTCGAAAGGTACACGACGGAGGTTGAACTCGGGGTCGCGACGCGCGACATTCCCTTCGAGGGATCCGAGACCAGCGACATGCCGGGCTTCAAGGGAGTGATCAAGGCGGGCACCGTCGCCCGCCAGCATCACAAATGGACCGCCTGGGTCAAGGGGCGCCCGCTCATCGTCTTTCACGAGATCTACACGATGGACACCTACGATGCCATTGAGCCACCGGAGAATTGGCCTCAGCACTATCACTACCGCATCGTGATCGAGGGTGACTCGTCCACCGAGCTGATCCTCCAGGGGGCCCAGGACCCGCATGGCGGTTACGCGTTGCCCGGCTATACCTGGACCGCGATGGGCCCCGCGAACGCCATTCCCGCCGTCTGCGACGCCCCACCGGGCTTCATGTCCCACAACGAACTTGGGCTCATTCCGCTGCGCGGCGTGATTCGTCCGTGA
- a CDS encoding nitric oxide reductase activation protein NorD, protein MPEDSHAMALERSCSVTAVALSECRREGVRLVTGERRSFGLNAALTFVHVPYPALPGWTRRALTCGVALQCSPSKERVLEHRLNELSPRELRALTLVEGAVALGWIASRWPGLLPELQRLLPEFRPEPGDTPAGQMFGRAMALARTKRRLTIDPLLGHLPLAHTMPHGLTDRLRRSVGRMPWTSTQKRLPRPYSVPVGGDGGVRNPNLPPPSRPQDNDLDVTPEHRPGIPYPEWNMWTQRFMRDHVAVIERTDDRRTRRPVHVAVDVRKWFEEHTHRAMTNRLEDGSDLDVDQYVNHYVDLTTGEAKEPKIFRDLLPSGRDVTTAVLLDGSSSLGVHRGRIFQLELACADALSRAMTLAHERHGVFVFTGNTRHRVEVQCLKDFEDRRFVVPSGLGLSTRGYTRLGAPLRHLTSRLLAQPSERRLLIVIGDGLISDEGYEGRYAWADVAHAVEEAGDAGVSMYYVGVGPTRVDPLPEVFGPRRSQRIRRVEELPRVLAHVHRELVAA, encoded by the coding sequence ATGCCTGAGGATTCACACGCGATGGCGCTGGAGCGGAGTTGCTCGGTGACGGCGGTCGCGCTCAGTGAGTGTCGTCGCGAGGGTGTCCGGCTCGTCACCGGTGAGCGGCGCAGTTTCGGGTTGAACGCGGCGCTGACGTTCGTTCATGTCCCCTACCCAGCGCTGCCGGGTTGGACCCGCAGGGCCCTGACATGCGGTGTGGCCCTGCAATGTTCGCCGTCGAAAGAACGCGTTCTCGAACATCGCCTGAACGAGTTGTCCCCACGCGAGTTGCGCGCGCTCACGCTTGTCGAAGGCGCCGTCGCGCTCGGCTGGATCGCCTCGCGGTGGCCGGGGCTGCTGCCCGAGCTGCAACGGTTACTTCCGGAATTTCGTCCCGAACCCGGCGATACGCCCGCCGGGCAGATGTTCGGCCGGGCGATGGCGTTGGCGCGCACGAAGCGGCGCTTGACGATTGATCCGCTGCTGGGCCATCTGCCGCTGGCCCACACGATGCCGCACGGCCTGACGGACAGGCTGCGCCGCAGCGTTGGCCGGATGCCCTGGACTAGCACGCAGAAACGTCTGCCGCGGCCGTACTCGGTTCCCGTCGGCGGCGACGGGGGCGTCCGCAACCCCAACCTGCCGCCACCGAGCCGTCCGCAGGACAACGATTTGGACGTCACGCCAGAACACCGGCCCGGCATCCCCTATCCCGAATGGAACATGTGGACACAGCGTTTTATGCGCGATCACGTGGCTGTGATCGAGCGCACGGATGACCGGCGCACCCGCCGTCCGGTGCACGTAGCCGTCGACGTGCGCAAGTGGTTCGAAGAACACACGCATCGCGCGATGACGAACCGCCTCGAAGACGGCTCCGATCTCGATGTCGACCAATACGTCAACCACTACGTCGACCTGACCACCGGCGAGGCCAAGGAGCCCAAGATCTTCCGCGACTTGCTGCCCAGCGGCCGCGACGTCACCACGGCCGTGCTGCTCGACGGCAGTTCGTCGCTGGGGGTACACCGCGGACGCATCTTCCAACTGGAATTGGCCTGCGCGGACGCGCTTTCACGGGCCATGACGCTCGCGCACGAGCGACACGGCGTGTTCGTCTTCACCGGCAATACCCGCCACCGAGTCGAAGTCCAGTGCCTGAAGGACTTCGAGGACCGCCGCTTCGTAGTTCCGAGCGGGCTCGGGCTGTCCACCCGCGGATACACCAGACTCGGTGCGCCGCTGCGCCATTTGACCAGCCGACTCCTCGCGCAGCCCTCCGAGCGGCGACTGCTGATCGTCATCGGCGACGGGCTGATCTCCGACGAAGGTTACGAGGGCCGCTACGCCTGGGCGGATGTCGCGCACGCCGTCGAGGAGGCCGGCGACGCCGGGGTGTCGATGTATTACGTCGGCGTAGGACCCACCCGCGTCGATCCCCTTCCGGAAGTGTTCGGGCCCCGGCGTTCCCAACGGATCCGGCGCGTAGAGGAGCTCCCGCGGGTGTTGGCTCACGTCCACCGTGAACTGGTCGCCGCATGA
- a CDS encoding CbbQ/NirQ/NorQ/GpvN family protein gives MNAATDIYFANGNEVQLFEQAFRQRLPVMLTGPTGCGKTRFVEHMGLLLRRPVVTISCHDDLTSSDLVGRFMVTGGDVVWTDGPLTRAVKAGAICYLDEVVEARHDSLAILHSLTDHRRSLYLDRAGEVVTAPEEFMLVCSYNPAYRSSLKELKPSFRQRFVTLTMRYLPPEREAEVIVAEAGIPIATARRLVGCAVAIRTADEAFHFEPPSTRVLVTAAHMIAAGATELDAADACILAPLSTDGAVTDGLREVAAASLAATDTPSATP, from the coding sequence ATGAACGCCGCCACCGACATATATTTCGCGAACGGCAATGAGGTCCAGCTGTTCGAGCAGGCCTTCCGTCAGCGCCTGCCCGTGATGCTCACCGGACCGACCGGATGCGGCAAAACACGATTCGTCGAGCACATGGGCCTGCTGTTGCGACGACCGGTCGTCACCATCAGTTGCCACGACGACCTCACCAGCTCCGATCTCGTCGGCCGCTTCATGGTGACCGGCGGCGACGTGGTCTGGACCGATGGACCGCTGACCCGCGCCGTCAAGGCCGGCGCTATCTGCTACCTCGACGAAGTCGTCGAAGCTCGCCACGACTCGTTGGCCATCCTGCACTCGCTCACCGACCACCGCCGGTCGCTGTATCTCGATCGAGCCGGCGAAGTCGTGACCGCGCCGGAGGAGTTCATGCTGGTGTGTTCCTACAACCCGGCGTACCGCAGCTCGCTCAAGGAGCTCAAACCGTCATTCCGGCAACGGTTCGTCACGCTCACGATGAGGTATCTGCCGCCTGAGCGCGAGGCCGAAGTGATTGTCGCCGAAGCCGGAATTCCCATCGCGACGGCACGGCGGCTGGTCGGATGCGCGGTTGCCATTCGCACCGCCGACGAAGCCTTTCACTTCGAGCCGCCGTCCACCCGGGTGCTGGTCACGGCCGCACACATGATCGCTGCCGGCGCAACCGAATTGGATGCGGCCGACGCCTGCATACTCGCGCCACTGAGCACCGACGGCGCGGTCACCGACGGCCTACGCGAAGTCGCGGCGGCCAGCCTGGCCGCCACGGACACCCCGAGCGCAACCCCCTAG
- a CDS encoding NAD(P)H-dependent amine dehydrogenase family protein — protein MTYRVVQWTTGNVGKSSVRAIASNPALELVGCYAWSPGKVGCDVGELCGIEPLDVKATNDIEALLALKPDCVVYNPMFADVDELVRILGAGVNVVGTAGFITGHFLGAGRDRIAEACRQGGSTIFGSGINPGFVQLFAIVSAGLSDRVDKVSMLESVDTTIYNSPATEIPMGFGYPVDQPDLPAITAKGSGVFRDAVLLVADALGADLDDVRCEVEYASTTEDLHLPGDWTIAKGCVAGVDVRWKGIALDREVIEIRGRWRKGQTLDPDWPLDMGYTIEVQGRPTIKTTLSFLPPPDFQGETLDDYIMLGLTITAMPAITAIPAVVAAPPGIATYNDLPLLLPRGVLARN, from the coding sequence GTGACCTATCGGGTCGTGCAATGGACGACGGGCAACGTCGGCAAGAGTTCGGTGCGCGCGATCGCCTCGAACCCGGCGCTGGAGCTGGTCGGATGTTACGCCTGGTCGCCGGGGAAGGTCGGGTGCGATGTGGGCGAGCTGTGCGGGATTGAACCCCTCGATGTGAAGGCCACCAACGACATCGAGGCCCTGCTCGCGCTCAAGCCCGACTGCGTGGTCTACAACCCGATGTTCGCCGACGTCGACGAGCTGGTCCGCATCCTCGGTGCGGGCGTTAACGTCGTGGGCACGGCCGGGTTCATCACCGGCCACTTTCTCGGCGCGGGTCGCGATCGCATCGCCGAGGCCTGCCGGCAGGGCGGGTCAACCATCTTCGGCAGCGGCATCAATCCGGGGTTCGTGCAACTGTTCGCGATCGTGTCGGCCGGGCTGTCGGATCGAGTCGACAAGGTATCCATGCTGGAATCCGTTGACACGACGATCTACAACTCGCCGGCCACCGAGATACCGATGGGCTTCGGCTATCCCGTCGACCAGCCCGATCTGCCGGCGATCACCGCCAAGGGTTCGGGCGTCTTCCGGGACGCCGTGTTGCTGGTCGCCGACGCTCTGGGCGCCGACCTCGACGACGTGCGTTGCGAAGTCGAGTATGCCAGCACCACCGAAGACCTCCATCTTCCCGGCGACTGGACGATCGCCAAAGGCTGCGTCGCGGGGGTGGACGTCCGGTGGAAGGGGATCGCCCTCGACCGCGAGGTCATCGAAATCCGTGGGCGCTGGCGCAAGGGTCAAACGTTGGACCCGGACTGGCCGCTGGACATGGGCTACACCATCGAGGTTCAAGGGCGACCGACCATCAAGACCACGCTGAGTTTCCTTCCACCGCCAGACTTTCAGGGCGAGACGTTGGACGACTACATCATGTTGGGTCTCACGATCACCGCCATGCCGGCGATCACCGCGATACCCGCCGTCGTCGCCGCCCCACCCGGCATCGCCACCTACAACGACCTACCGCTGCTCCTTCCCCGCGGAGTGCTGGCACGAAATTGA
- a CDS encoding cytochrome P450 has product MPQTKHHAPPAPGPGAPSVFDAGLPTLEYDITESPHEVYPRIRAAQRQGPIAIGPIGPEVLSYELARAILRDTRFVIPPGLHLAAQGVTSGPLWDRVVGSIICAEGAEHHRLRSLVSRAFTPRATARLYDTIDEVVNELVDGVADTGRCDVVTDIARQYPIPIICALLGAPRGSWEQFSHWAETIFKMVNFSVNLVDEMPAVLEGWAELDAYVDEMVAERRHRLTDDLLSDLIRAEDPTRRGDRLNADELRMTVAGLLLAGTDTTRNQLAASMQVLLDHPEQWAMLSAHPELAAPAVEESMRHSPAVCNTVRTVHEDVELGGYSFPSGTYLVVNSFAANRDPAIYPDPDRFDITRTEAPAVLTFGGGVHYCLGASLARLELAEGLKILAQRLPNAHRVGPAPWKPMLGMSGPTSLLVEFDRQ; this is encoded by the coding sequence ATGCCCCAGACCAAACATCACGCGCCGCCTGCCCCCGGGCCCGGTGCGCCCAGTGTCTTCGACGCCGGCCTCCCGACGCTCGAATATGACATCACCGAATCACCGCACGAGGTGTATCCCCGCATCCGGGCCGCGCAGCGGCAGGGCCCGATCGCCATCGGCCCGATCGGCCCGGAAGTCCTTTCCTACGAGCTCGCCCGCGCCATCCTGCGCGACACCCGATTTGTGATCCCCCCCGGATTGCATCTGGCGGCGCAAGGCGTGACCTCGGGTCCGCTCTGGGACAGAGTCGTCGGCAGCATCATCTGCGCCGAGGGCGCCGAACATCATCGACTGCGAAGCCTGGTGTCGAGGGCCTTCACACCGCGGGCGACCGCGCGGTTGTACGACACCATCGACGAAGTGGTCAACGAACTCGTCGATGGCGTCGCCGACACCGGCCGCTGCGACGTCGTCACCGATATCGCCCGTCAGTACCCGATCCCCATCATCTGCGCGCTGCTGGGTGCGCCCCGCGGAAGCTGGGAACAGTTCTCCCACTGGGCCGAAACCATTTTCAAGATGGTGAACTTTTCGGTGAATCTCGTCGACGAAATGCCCGCGGTCCTTGAGGGCTGGGCCGAGCTCGACGCTTATGTCGATGAAATGGTGGCCGAACGACGACACCGGCTGACGGACGACTTGCTGTCCGATCTCATCCGCGCCGAGGACCCGACTCGTCGAGGCGATCGGCTCAATGCCGACGAACTGCGGATGACCGTGGCCGGATTGTTGCTTGCCGGAACGGATACCACGCGCAACCAGCTGGCCGCCTCCATGCAGGTACTCCTCGATCACCCCGAGCAGTGGGCCATGTTAAGTGCGCACCCCGAGCTCGCCGCACCGGCGGTCGAGGAGAGCATGCGCCACTCCCCCGCAGTGTGCAACACCGTCCGCACGGTGCACGAAGACGTGGAATTGGGCGGCTACTCGTTCCCCAGCGGCACCTACCTCGTGGTGAATTCATTTGCCGCCAACCGTGATCCGGCCATCTATCCAGATCCCGACCGCTTCGACATCACCCGCACGGAAGCGCCTGCGGTGCTGACGTTCGGTGGCGGCGTGCACTATTGCCTGGGCGCCAGCCTGGCCAGACTGGAGCTGGCCGAAGGTCTCAAGATATTGGCGCAGCGGCTGCCGAATGCCCACCGTGTCGGCCCGGCTCCGTGGAAACCGATGCTCGGCATGAGCGGTCCGACAAGCCTTCTCGTGGAGTTCGACCGCCAATGA